A stretch of the Halomonas sp. CH40 genome encodes the following:
- a CDS encoding PhoH family protein, giving the protein MSQPSSQANRIITLSLEPNDPQRLASLCGQQDEHLKLIESRLDVTLRNRGNIFQLAGAANRIKAAANVLEHLYRETAANELDPDTVHLFLQESGLEALAEEEEPEDGEVIMRTPRTMIKPRGMNQQRYVSSIREHDINFGIGPAGTGKTYLAVAAAVEALNQQEVRRILLVRPAVEAGEKLGFLPGDLAQKIDPYLRPLYDALYEMIGFEQVAKLIERQVIEIAPLAYMRGRTLNNAYIILDESQNTTPEQMKMFLTRIGFGSTAVITGDVTQVDLPRGQRSGLIQVLEVLRDTPGIGVTHFAAKDVVRHPLVQRIIEAYDSFESEQEAKERAVREERQQAREERLQKREDSLQ; this is encoded by the coding sequence TTGAGCCAGCCATCATCTCAGGCCAATCGCATTATCACGCTCAGCCTTGAACCCAATGACCCGCAGCGGCTCGCCAGCCTGTGTGGGCAGCAGGATGAGCATCTGAAACTGATTGAAAGCCGTCTGGACGTTACCCTGCGTAACCGCGGCAACATCTTCCAACTGGCGGGCGCGGCCAACCGCATCAAGGCCGCCGCCAACGTACTGGAACACCTTTACCGGGAAACCGCTGCCAACGAGCTTGACCCGGACACCGTTCACCTGTTCCTGCAGGAATCCGGGCTTGAAGCGCTTGCCGAGGAAGAGGAACCGGAAGACGGCGAAGTGATCATGCGCACGCCACGCACCATGATCAAACCCCGCGGGATGAATCAGCAGCGCTACGTATCCAGCATCCGTGAGCACGATATCAACTTCGGTATTGGACCGGCAGGTACCGGCAAGACGTATCTGGCCGTTGCGGCAGCGGTTGAAGCACTGAACCAGCAGGAAGTCCGCCGCATCCTGCTGGTTCGTCCGGCCGTTGAAGCCGGTGAGAAACTGGGCTTTTTGCCTGGCGATCTGGCCCAGAAAATCGACCCCTACCTGCGCCCGCTCTATGACGCCCTGTATGAAATGATCGGTTTCGAACAGGTCGCCAAACTGATCGAGCGTCAGGTAATTGAAATAGCGCCGTTGGCCTATATGCGCGGACGCACCCTGAACAACGCTTATATCATCCTGGATGAAAGCCAGAACACCACCCCTGAGCAGATGAAGATGTTCCTGACCCGGATAGGTTTTGGCTCCACGGCGGTGATTACCGGCGATGTGACCCAGGTGGATTTACCCCGCGGCCAGCGCTCCGGCCTGATTCAGGTGCTTGAAGTTCTCAGGGACACCCCCGGGATAGGCGTGACCCACTTTGCTGCCAAGGACGTTGTCCGTCACCCGCTGGTACAGCGTATTATCGAAGCCTACGACAGCTTTGAATCCGAGCAGGAAGCCAAGGAGCGCGCTGTTCGCGAGGAACGTCAGCAAGCCCGCGAAGAGCGTCTGCAAAAACGTGAGGATTCCCTTCAGTGA
- the miaB gene encoding tRNA (N6-isopentenyl adenosine(37)-C2)-methylthiotransferase MiaB, with the protein MTKKLFIKTHGCQMNEYDSSRMADLLGESHQMELTDNELEADVILLNTCSIREKAQEKVFHQLGRWKKLKDANPDLVIGVGGCVASQEGEALRKRAPHVDMVFGPQTLHRVPGMLDAKRNNQIAAVDVTFPEIEKFDHLPQPSSDGATAFVSIMEGCSKYCTFCVVPYTRGEEVSRPFEAVMDEILHLADQGVREVNLLGQNVNAYRGENDYGDEIDLAELIACIAAVDGIDRIRFTTSHPVEFTDSLVDAYADIPELVSHLHLPVQSGSDRILSAMKRGHTAQEYIDKMERIRANRPDISFSSDFIIGFPGETEDDFEATMDLIHKIGFDHSFSFVYSARPGTPAASLEDDTPAEVKKQRLAILQERIIQHTQQISRRMVGSRQRILVSGFSPKDPGQLSGRTENNRVVNFRAANPTELIGYFVDVDITEALPNSLRGELASAERY; encoded by the coding sequence ATGACGAAGAAACTCTTCATCAAAACACACGGCTGCCAAATGAACGAGTATGACTCGTCACGCATGGCAGACCTGCTCGGCGAATCACACCAGATGGAGCTCACTGATAACGAGCTTGAAGCGGATGTCATTTTGCTCAATACCTGCTCTATTCGTGAGAAAGCGCAGGAAAAGGTCTTTCATCAGCTTGGCCGCTGGAAAAAACTCAAGGACGCCAACCCCGACCTGGTAATTGGTGTCGGTGGCTGTGTGGCCAGTCAGGAAGGTGAGGCATTACGCAAGCGCGCGCCTCACGTCGACATGGTCTTTGGCCCGCAAACACTTCACCGCGTTCCTGGGATGCTGGATGCCAAGCGCAATAACCAGATTGCCGCTGTTGATGTCACCTTTCCGGAAATCGAGAAGTTCGATCACCTGCCGCAGCCCTCTTCAGATGGTGCAACGGCGTTTGTTTCAATTATGGAAGGCTGCTCCAAGTACTGCACCTTCTGCGTGGTGCCCTACACCCGTGGCGAAGAAGTCTCGCGTCCGTTTGAAGCGGTAATGGATGAAATTCTCCATCTGGCGGATCAAGGGGTGCGCGAAGTCAATCTGCTTGGCCAAAACGTTAATGCCTACCGGGGCGAGAACGACTACGGTGACGAGATCGACCTGGCGGAACTGATTGCCTGCATTGCCGCCGTTGATGGCATTGACCGGATTCGCTTCACGACCTCACATCCGGTTGAGTTCACCGATAGCCTGGTCGATGCCTATGCCGACATCCCTGAACTGGTCAGCCATCTGCACCTGCCCGTTCAGTCCGGCTCTGACCGCATTCTCAGCGCCATGAAACGCGGCCATACCGCGCAGGAATATATCGACAAGATGGAGCGCATTCGCGCCAACCGGCCGGACATCAGCTTCTCCTCGGACTTCATTATCGGCTTCCCCGGTGAAACTGAGGATGATTTTGAAGCCACTATGGACCTGATCCACAAGATTGGCTTTGACCACTCGTTCAGCTTTGTCTATTCCGCTCGTCCCGGCACGCCGGCGGCTTCGCTTGAAGACGACACTCCCGCTGAGGTCAAAAAGCAGCGCCTGGCGATTCTGCAGGAGCGGATTATCCAGCACACCCAGCAGATCAGTCGTCGCATGGTGGGCTCTCGCCAGCGCATTCTGGTCAGCGGATTTTCACCCAAGGATCCGGGGCAGCTGTCCGGGCGTACGGAAAACAATCGCGTTGTGAATTTCCGTGCGGCCAACCCGACCGAGCTGATCGGCTACTTTGTGGATGTCGATATCACCGAGGCGCTACCCAACTCCCTGCGCGGAGAACTCGCCTCGGCAGAGCGTTATTAA
- a CDS encoding metalloregulator ArsR/SmtB family transcription factor, which yields MPLQVFKCLSDDTRLSLVLLIAQEGELCVCEMTYALELSQPKVSRHLAQLRQCGLLSDQRDGQWVYYRLASGLPGWGQAIIEAGREGERQRLEKLTRRLQAMGERPGRRAAYC from the coding sequence ATGCCGCTACAAGTCTTTAAATGTCTGAGCGACGACACGCGTCTGTCACTGGTGCTGCTGATTGCCCAGGAAGGCGAGCTTTGTGTGTGTGAAATGACCTACGCTCTCGAGCTCTCGCAACCCAAGGTGTCTCGCCATCTGGCTCAGCTGCGCCAATGTGGCCTGCTGAGCGATCAACGCGATGGCCAATGGGTGTATTACCGCCTTGCCTCTGGTCTGCCCGGTTGGGGGCAGGCGATTATTGAAGCAGGTCGAGAGGGTGAGCGTCAGCGTCTGGAAAAGCTCACTCGGCGGCTGCAGGCCATGGGTGAACGTCCGGGTCGTCGGGCGGCTTACTGTTAG
- a CDS encoding carboxy terminal-processing peptidase: protein MSWFATLTRSVTLATALTFISPALWALEPTDEQREVAVEIADSLRYSHYADITFDDDWSSEAFQRYLDNLDGQRLYLLESDIAPYRHLETQMADLIFEGDIDDAFALHERSNERREARLNWLLERIDEGLDYQFDSDERLEIDREEANWASNISELDALWEKRLQNAALTLVLAEQDNEQIETTLRQRYEGQLSRVEQTEAEDVFGLLMAAVTGTVDPHTSYLSPRQGESFDIQMSLSLEGIGAMLQADGEYVKVASLVPGGPADQAGVLDPADRIVAVGQEDEEDLVNVIGMRLDNVVDLIRGPKGSVVRLEVIPAQAVDVTRTQVVEITRDTVKLEDQAAQSEVIELERDGQQHKVGVVTVPTFYVDFEAWQAGEDDYRSTTRDVAKEITALKEAGVEGIVLDLRDNGGGALQEANSLLGLFIDRGPTVQVRDARGRIQLYGDSDAGTHYDGPLTVLTNRLSASASEIFAGAIQDYGRGIVVGSPTFGKGTVQTLSDLSHGEIKITRAKFYRISGDSTQNRGVEPDIRFPMDIDPERIGESSLDHALAWDSVQNVQYRRYGEPENYLDTLINRYRARAEDNPNFLYLERQTELSRQLREQHTSVSLNREQRKREMQAQEAEQLALENQRRIALGAQPLEEWTSAQVDSEEENGSEQAKEEEEDVMPAERAQVLEAAEILLDYAQLQTAQRLANRE, encoded by the coding sequence ATGAGCTGGTTTGCAACTCTTACGCGCTCGGTGACCTTGGCGACCGCGCTGACCTTTATAAGTCCAGCGCTATGGGCACTGGAACCCACCGATGAGCAGCGTGAAGTCGCCGTTGAAATTGCGGACTCCTTGCGCTATAGCCACTACGCTGACATCACCTTCGACGATGACTGGTCTTCAGAAGCCTTTCAGCGCTATCTGGACAACCTCGACGGCCAGCGCCTGTATCTGTTGGAAAGTGATATCGCGCCTTATCGGCACCTCGAAACACAGATGGCTGATCTGATCTTCGAAGGCGATATCGATGACGCCTTTGCCTTGCACGAACGTTCCAACGAACGCCGTGAAGCCCGCCTGAACTGGCTGCTTGAGCGCATCGACGAGGGACTGGACTATCAGTTCGATAGTGATGAGCGCCTCGAAATTGACCGTGAAGAGGCCAACTGGGCCAGCAATATCAGTGAGCTTGACGCCCTGTGGGAAAAACGTCTGCAGAATGCTGCCCTGACGCTAGTACTCGCAGAGCAGGACAACGAACAGATTGAGACCACACTGCGCCAACGCTACGAAGGACAGCTTTCGCGGGTTGAACAAACCGAAGCTGAAGATGTGTTCGGCCTGCTGATGGCAGCGGTCACCGGCACCGTGGACCCCCACACCAGCTACCTTTCACCGCGCCAGGGAGAATCCTTTGATATCCAGATGAGCCTGTCGCTGGAAGGTATTGGCGCCATGCTTCAGGCCGACGGCGAATACGTCAAGGTTGCCAGCCTTGTGCCAGGCGGCCCTGCTGACCAGGCCGGTGTACTGGATCCAGCCGACCGTATTGTCGCGGTTGGCCAGGAAGACGAAGAAGATCTGGTGAATGTTATCGGCATGCGCCTGGATAACGTTGTCGACCTGATTCGCGGCCCCAAGGGCAGCGTGGTGCGTCTGGAAGTCATCCCCGCTCAGGCCGTTGATGTTACGCGTACTCAAGTGGTCGAGATCACCCGTGACACCGTGAAACTTGAAGACCAGGCCGCACAAAGTGAAGTCATTGAGCTGGAACGTGATGGCCAACAGCACAAGGTCGGTGTGGTCACCGTGCCCACCTTCTATGTCGATTTTGAAGCCTGGCAAGCAGGTGAAGATGACTATCGCAGTACCACTCGCGATGTCGCCAAGGAAATCACTGCCCTCAAGGAAGCCGGCGTAGAAGGCATTGTACTGGATCTACGTGACAACGGCGGCGGCGCATTACAGGAAGCCAACAGCCTACTTGGCCTGTTTATCGATCGCGGCCCGACCGTTCAGGTACGTGATGCCAGAGGGCGCATACAGCTATACGGCGACAGTGACGCGGGCACCCATTACGATGGCCCATTAACGGTGCTTACCAACCGCTTGTCGGCCTCTGCGTCAGAAATCTTTGCCGGCGCCATTCAGGATTATGGCCGTGGCATTGTGGTGGGCTCCCCCACCTTTGGCAAAGGCACCGTGCAGACGCTGAGCGATCTTAGCCATGGTGAAATCAAGATCACGCGTGCCAAGTTCTACCGCATTTCAGGTGACAGCACCCAGAATCGCGGCGTTGAACCGGATATTCGCTTCCCGATGGATATTGATCCGGAAAGAATCGGCGAAAGCAGCCTTGACCATGCACTGGCGTGGGATTCCGTTCAAAACGTGCAGTATCGCCGCTACGGGGAGCCGGAAAACTACCTTGATACATTGATCAATCGCTACCGGGCGCGCGCTGAAGATAACCCCAACTTCCTCTACCTTGAGCGTCAGACAGAGCTTTCACGCCAGCTGCGTGAGCAGCACACCAGCGTCAGCCTGAACCGCGAACAGCGCAAAAGGGAGATGCAGGCCCAGGAAGCCGAACAGCTTGCTCTGGAAAACCAGCGGCGCATTGCGCTTGGCGCCCAACCATTGGAAGAATGGACCAGCGCCCAGGTAGACAGCGAGGAAGAAAATGGCAGCGAGCAGGCAAAAGAAGAGGAGGAAGACGTCATGCCGGCTGAACGCGCCCAGGTGCTGGAAGCTGCTGAAATTCTTCTTGACTATGCTCAGCTGCAGACAGCTCAGCGCCTAGCCAACCGGGAGTGA
- a CDS encoding M18 family aminopeptidase, which produces MSHILKSGLLDRLCAFLQASPTPWHATRNMALRLEAAGYQRLQETASWQLEAGKRYYVTRNDSSIIAFQLPEGGVLKDLRMVGAHTDSPGLRLKPNATQRSAGWLQLGIEVYGGALLAPWFDRDLGIAGRVHLRQPDGRLTSVLLDVAEPVAILPSLAIHLDREANNGRAINPQTQMAPVLMQDDQQDLNSLLQAWIQAQHAIENADIVDFELSFYDLQAPSLIGVEQSLLASARLDNLLSCFIGLEALLANDGQQGALLVANDHEEVGSASACGAQGPFLGDVLSRLNAQLGGGSEESLIQLVQSSCMVSCDNAHALHPNFRDKHDEQHGPLINAGPVIKVNANQRYATNSATSALFRDLCCEADVPVQVFVTRADMGCGSTIGPITATQVGVPTVDVGVPQWAMHSIRETAGSQDVEYLVRALTAFYNRASLGLVES; this is translated from the coding sequence ATGTCACACATTTTAAAGTCTGGCCTGCTGGATCGGCTGTGTGCGTTTTTACAGGCATCGCCAACCCCCTGGCATGCTACCCGCAATATGGCGCTGCGCCTGGAGGCGGCGGGTTACCAACGGCTGCAGGAAACCGCCAGCTGGCAGCTGGAAGCAGGCAAGCGTTACTACGTGACCCGTAATGATTCATCCATCATTGCCTTTCAGTTGCCTGAAGGTGGAGTGCTGAAAGACTTGCGTATGGTCGGGGCTCATACCGATAGCCCAGGCCTACGCCTGAAGCCCAACGCAACTCAGCGCAGTGCTGGCTGGTTACAGTTAGGCATTGAGGTCTATGGTGGTGCCTTGCTGGCGCCCTGGTTCGATCGTGACCTGGGCATTGCCGGCCGGGTGCATCTGCGTCAGCCGGATGGACGTCTGACCAGTGTCTTACTGGATGTTGCTGAGCCGGTGGCTATCCTGCCGAGCCTTGCGATTCACCTTGATCGCGAAGCCAACAACGGTCGCGCGATCAACCCTCAGACCCAGATGGCGCCGGTCTTGATGCAGGACGATCAACAGGACCTTAACAGCCTGCTGCAGGCCTGGATTCAGGCACAGCATGCGATTGAAAACGCCGATATCGTCGATTTTGAATTGAGTTTTTATGATCTGCAGGCGCCGTCGCTGATCGGCGTTGAGCAATCGCTGCTTGCCAGCGCTCGGCTGGATAATCTGCTGTCGTGCTTTATCGGCCTGGAGGCGTTACTTGCCAATGATGGCCAGCAAGGTGCGCTCCTAGTGGCCAACGACCATGAAGAAGTGGGAAGTGCCAGTGCCTGCGGTGCCCAGGGGCCGTTTCTGGGCGATGTGCTAAGCCGCCTGAATGCCCAGCTGGGCGGCGGTAGCGAGGAGTCTCTGATTCAGCTGGTTCAGTCGTCCTGCATGGTTTCCTGTGACAACGCCCACGCTCTGCACCCCAATTTTCGCGACAAGCATGACGAACAGCACGGCCCCTTGATCAATGCAGGCCCGGTCATCAAGGTGAATGCCAATCAGCGCTATGCCACCAACAGTGCCACCAGCGCGCTGTTCCGCGATCTCTGTTGTGAAGCCGACGTGCCGGTGCAAGTGTTTGTGACCCGTGCGGATATGGGCTGCGGGAGCACTATCGGGCCAATTACGGCCACTCAGGTGGGGGTGCCAACGGTGGATGTGGGCGTGCCGCAGTGGGCGATGCATTCGATTCGTGAAACCGCAGGAAGCCAGGATGTAGAGTATCTGGTGCGGGCGCTGACGGCCTTCTATAACCGCGCCAGCCTGGGGCTGGTCGAAAGCTGA
- the ychF gene encoding redox-regulated ATPase YchF, translating into MGFNCGIVGLPNVGKSTLFNALTKSGIDAENFPFCTIEPNVGIVPMPDPRLDKLAEIVKPQKVIPTTMEFVDIAGLVAGASKGEGLGNKFLANIRETQAIAHVVRCFDNDNVIHVANQIDPRADIETINLELALADLDTVEKASQRLVRVVKGGDKDAIATKAVLDKIQPHLAEGMPLRSFGLSDDEKQQVKSFGFLTLKPTMYIANVNEDGFDNNPYLDVVNDIAAEEGAIVVPVCNQIEAEIAELDDDERAMFLDEIGMSEPGLDRVIRAGYALLGLQTYFTAGVKEVRAWTVKEGASAPEAAGVIHTDFQKGFIRAEVIAYDDFVTLGGEQGAKDAGKWRLEGKEYIVKDGDVIHFRFNV; encoded by the coding sequence ATGGGCTTTAACTGCGGTATCGTCGGCCTGCCGAACGTCGGCAAATCCACCTTGTTCAATGCACTTACCAAATCTGGCATTGATGCAGAAAACTTTCCGTTCTGCACCATTGAGCCTAACGTCGGTATCGTCCCCATGCCGGACCCACGGCTCGACAAGCTCGCAGAGATTGTCAAACCCCAGAAAGTCATTCCGACGACCATGGAGTTTGTCGATATAGCAGGGCTGGTGGCAGGCGCCTCCAAGGGCGAAGGTCTGGGCAACAAGTTTCTCGCCAACATCCGTGAAACTCAGGCCATTGCCCATGTGGTGCGCTGCTTTGATAACGATAACGTCATTCACGTTGCCAACCAGATTGACCCTCGGGCCGATATTGAAACCATCAACCTTGAGCTCGCCCTGGCCGATCTGGATACGGTCGAAAAAGCCAGCCAGCGGCTGGTGCGCGTGGTAAAAGGCGGCGACAAGGATGCCATCGCCACCAAAGCCGTGCTGGACAAGATTCAGCCGCATCTGGCCGAAGGCATGCCACTGCGCAGCTTCGGGCTCAGCGATGATGAAAAGCAACAGGTCAAAAGTTTTGGCTTTCTGACCCTCAAGCCCACCATGTACATTGCCAACGTCAATGAAGACGGCTTTGATAACAACCCCTACCTTGATGTGGTCAATGACATTGCCGCTGAAGAAGGCGCCATCGTTGTGCCGGTATGCAACCAGATTGAAGCGGAAATCGCCGAGCTCGACGACGATGAACGCGCCATGTTCCTGGATGAGATCGGCATGTCCGAGCCTGGCCTTGACCGGGTCATTCGCGCCGGTTACGCCCTCTTGGGGCTGCAGACCTACTTTACTGCCGGCGTGAAAGAAGTACGCGCCTGGACAGTCAAGGAAGGTGCCAGCGCACCAGAAGCTGCAGGCGTCATTCACACCGATTTCCAGAAAGGCTTTATCCGCGCTGAAGTGATCGCCTATGACGATTTTGTCACCCTGGGTGGCGAACAGGGTGCCAAGGATGCCGGTAAATGGCGGCTGGAAGGCAAGGAATATATCGTCAAAGATGGTGATGTGATCCACTTCCGCTTCAACGTCTAG
- the pth gene encoding aminoacyl-tRNA hydrolase, with translation MSHVSALIGLGNPGPEYAATRHNAGAWAVDAVARAANAQLRPEKKFLGLYAKVNFSGHTLHLLNPTTFMNRSGASVAALCQFFKLSPEQLLIAHDELDLPAGQARYKTGGGHGGHNGLRDIISALGNQKQFHRLRIGIGHPGSANQVVNYVLGRPGKSEQLAIEQALDECLATLPLALGGDWANAMNRQHRFSAVPE, from the coding sequence ATGAGCCACGTATCGGCCTTGATCGGCCTGGGTAACCCCGGCCCCGAGTATGCTGCCACACGCCACAATGCTGGCGCCTGGGCAGTCGACGCTGTGGCCCGTGCGGCCAACGCCCAACTGCGCCCGGAAAAGAAGTTTCTCGGCCTCTATGCCAAGGTCAACTTTTCTGGCCATACGCTACACCTGCTTAATCCGACAACCTTCATGAACCGCAGTGGCGCTTCAGTGGCCGCCCTCTGTCAGTTTTTCAAGCTCTCACCTGAACAGCTTCTGATTGCCCATGACGAACTTGACCTGCCTGCCGGGCAGGCGCGCTACAAGACCGGCGGTGGCCACGGCGGCCACAACGGCCTACGCGACATTATCAGTGCCCTGGGCAATCAAAAGCAGTTTCACCGTTTACGTATTGGCATTGGCCATCCGGGTAGCGCCAATCAGGTCGTCAACTACGTGCTGGGGCGCCCGGGTAAAAGCGAGCAACTAGCCATTGAACAAGCGCTTGATGAATGCCTGGCCACCCTGCCGCTGGCGCTTGGCGGCGATTGGGCCAATGCCATGAATCGCCAGCATCGTTTTTCGGCGGTACCCGAATGA
- a CDS encoding 50S ribosomal protein L25/general stress protein Ctc translates to MSDFILNADIRHDLGKGASRRLRRANQQVPAVVYGGTQEPQSISVEKTAFYKAIEDESFFSSVITLVIEGKKQQVVVRDLQRHPFKPLLTHADFLRVDATHEITMSVPLHVAGEDTCVGIKDQDGELHVLANEVAISCLPKDLPDYLEIDISAVEVGTTLHLSDLTLPAGVTSVDLSHGEDHDNAILSVTKVKVRGGDEEESDSEGESTEGDNAE, encoded by the coding sequence ATGTCCGATTTTATCCTTAACGCCGATATTCGCCACGACCTGGGGAAAGGTGCGAGCCGCCGCCTGCGTCGTGCGAATCAGCAGGTTCCTGCCGTTGTATACGGTGGTACTCAGGAGCCGCAGTCGATTTCGGTTGAAAAAACCGCTTTTTACAAAGCTATCGAAGATGAGTCCTTCTTCTCCTCAGTAATCACGCTGGTGATTGAAGGCAAGAAGCAGCAGGTAGTTGTGCGTGACCTGCAGCGCCATCCGTTCAAGCCCCTGCTGACTCACGCTGACTTCCTGCGCGTTGATGCTACCCATGAAATCACCATGAGCGTGCCGCTGCACGTGGCTGGCGAAGACACCTGTGTCGGCATCAAGGATCAGGACGGCGAACTCCACGTCCTGGCCAACGAAGTGGCCATCAGCTGCTTGCCGAAGGATCTGCCTGACTACCTGGAAATCGACATTTCCGCCGTAGAGGTAGGCACGACGCTGCACCTGTCTGACCTGACCCTGCCAGCAGGCGTTACTTCTGTTGATCTGTCCCACGGCGAAGATCACGATAACGCCATTCTCAGCGTCACCAAGGTCAAGGTACGTGGTGGTGATGAAGAAGAAAGCGACAGCGAAGGTGAAAGCACTGAAGGCGATAACGCTGAATAA
- a CDS encoding ribose-phosphate pyrophosphokinase, whose product MSKLMVFAGNANPELARKVADSLDSRMGNATVGQFSDGEIAVEINENVRGKDAFILQSTCAPTNDNLMEMILMVDALRRASATRITAVMPYFGYARQDRRVRSARVPISAKVVADMMVKAGVDRVMTMDLHADQIQGFFDVPVDNVYGSPILLDDIERQNYSDLVVVSPDVGGVVRARAIAKQLNADLAIIDKRRPQANQAQVMHIIGEIEGRTCVVVDDMIDTAGTLCKAGEALKDHGAKRVVAYATHPILSGPAVDNIVNSVLDEVVVTDTIPLSDTARRSGRIRQLSVAGLIAEAIRRVSNEESVSAMFH is encoded by the coding sequence GTGTCAAAATTGATGGTTTTCGCCGGGAACGCCAATCCCGAGCTCGCTCGTAAGGTTGCTGACAGCCTTGACAGCCGCATGGGTAATGCGACAGTCGGACAGTTCAGCGACGGTGAAATCGCGGTTGAAATCAACGAAAACGTGCGCGGTAAGGATGCTTTCATCCTGCAGTCTACCTGTGCACCGACCAATGACAACCTGATGGAAATGATCCTGATGGTGGATGCCCTGCGCCGCGCTTCGGCAACGCGTATCACGGCGGTAATGCCCTACTTTGGCTATGCCCGCCAGGATCGCCGGGTACGCTCCGCTCGGGTTCCCATCTCGGCCAAGGTCGTGGCTGACATGATGGTCAAAGCGGGCGTGGATCGCGTCATGACCATGGATCTACACGCCGACCAGATTCAGGGGTTCTTCGACGTGCCGGTCGACAACGTCTACGGCTCACCCATCCTGCTTGATGACATCGAACGCCAGAATTACAGCGATCTCGTGGTTGTCTCACCGGATGTAGGCGGCGTTGTACGTGCCCGTGCCATTGCCAAGCAGCTGAATGCCGATCTGGCGATTATTGACAAGCGTCGCCCCCAGGCCAACCAGGCCCAGGTCATGCACATCATTGGCGAAATTGAAGGTCGCACCTGTGTCGTCGTTGACGACATGATTGATACAGCGGGAACGCTGTGCAAAGCCGGTGAGGCCCTTAAAGACCACGGCGCCAAGCGCGTGGTCGCCTACGCGACTCACCCCATTCTTTCCGGACCGGCAGTCGACAACATCGTCAATTCCGTGCTGGATGAAGTGGTAGTGACCGACACTATCCCGCTTTCAGATACCGCACGCCGCAGCGGGCGCATCCGCCAACTCAGCGTTGCCGGCCTGATTGCGGAAGCCATTCGTCGGGTGAGTAACGAAGAATCTGTCAGCGCCATGTTCCACTGA
- the ispE gene encoding 4-(cytidine 5'-diphospho)-2-C-methyl-D-erythritol kinase, which produces MQVSPPAAAAHTLRLPAPAKLNRLLNIVGQRADGYHELQTLFQLIDLCDTLTFTLRQDGQLVLRDDLADIASEDNLVMRAARLLQDTTGCPLGATLAIEDKTLPMGGGLGGGSSNAATTLVGLNQLWQLGLSPDQLAELGLRLGADVPVFIHGTSAWAEGIGERLTPVTLDTPWFVVIHPGVSVSTPEVFKDPQLTRNTPPITMARALQGGASSWRNDCEAVVTRAYPPIAAAIEWLGGFADTRLTGTGACIFAGFTHQAEAVDVANKALEHWPAWVAKGLNRSPLHVALGD; this is translated from the coding sequence ATGCAAGTGTCTCCCCCAGCAGCTGCCGCACACACTCTGAGACTCCCCGCTCCGGCCAAGCTTAATCGGCTATTGAATATCGTTGGCCAGCGTGCGGATGGCTATCACGAGTTACAGACCCTGTTCCAGCTGATTGACCTGTGCGATACGCTGACTTTCACGCTGCGCCAGGATGGCCAGCTGGTACTGCGCGATGATCTTGCTGATATCGCCAGCGAGGACAATCTGGTAATGCGCGCCGCCCGCCTGTTACAAGACACCACGGGCTGCCCCCTTGGCGCTACCCTGGCCATTGAAGACAAAACACTACCCATGGGAGGCGGCCTGGGAGGTGGTAGCTCAAACGCCGCCACCACCCTCGTCGGCCTTAACCAGCTGTGGCAACTCGGCCTTTCTCCTGATCAGCTTGCCGAGCTGGGTTTAAGGCTGGGCGCCGATGTGCCGGTCTTCATACATGGCACCAGCGCCTGGGCAGAAGGGATTGGCGAACGGCTCACCCCGGTCACTCTGGATACGCCCTGGTTTGTGGTCATTCACCCAGGGGTTAGCGTTTCAACGCCTGAGGTGTTCAAGGATCCACAATTGACACGCAACACGCCGCCTATTACCATGGCGCGCGCATTGCAGGGGGGAGCGTCGTCATGGCGCAATGACTGTGAAGCCGTGGTTACTCGGGCTTATCCGCCAATTGCGGCAGCCATCGAGTGGCTTGGGGGCTTCGCAGACACACGTTTGACCGGCACGGGCGCCTGTATTTTTGCTGGTTTTACACACCAGGCAGAGGCTGTTGATGTTGCCAACAAGGCACTTGAGCATTGGCCCGCCTGGGTAGCCAAAGGGCTGAATCGCTCTCCTCTCCATGTTGCTCTGGGTGACTGA